One window from the genome of Epinephelus moara isolate mb chromosome 5, YSFRI_EMoa_1.0, whole genome shotgun sequence encodes:
- the LOC126389994 gene encoding tetraspanin-5, which translates to MMSGKHFKAHEVSCCIKYFIFGFNIIFWFLGVAFLGIGLWAWSEKGVLSNISSITDLGGFDPVWLFLVVGGVMFILGFAGCIGALRENSFLLKFFSVFLGIIFFLELTAGVLAFVFKDWIKDQLNFFINNNIRAYRDDIDLQNLIDFTQEYWECCGAFGADDWNLNIYFNCTDSNPSREKCGVPFSCCTKDPAEDVINTQCGYDIRAKTDSEQRTFIYIKGCVPQFEKWLQDNLTVVAGIFIGIALLQIFGICLAQNLVSDIEAVRESCLFT; encoded by the exons ATGATGTCAGGAAAGCATTTCAAGGCTCATGAAGTGAGCTGCTGCATCAAGTATTTCATCTTCGGATTCAACATCATATTCTGG TTCCTCGGAGTGGCCTTCCTCGGCATTGGGTTGTGGGCATGGAGCGAAAAG GGTGTCCTCTCCAACATCTCGTCCATCACAGACCTGGGGGGCTTTGACCCCGTCTGGCTCTTCTTGGTGGTGGGCGGTGTGATGTTCATTCTCGGATTTGCTGGGTGCATCGGAGCGCTGCGGGAAAACTCTTTCTTGCTGAAATTT TTCTCCGTGTTCCTGGGTATCATCTTCTTCCTGGAGCTGACTGCAGGAGTCCTGGCCTTTGTCTTCAAAGACTGGATCAAGGACCAGCTCAATTTTTTCATTAACAACAACATTCGGGCCTACAGAGACGACATTGATCTGCAGAACCTGATAGACTTCACCCAGGAATAT TGGGAGTGTTGTGGAGCTTTCGGAGCGGACGACTGGAATTTAAACATCTACTTCAACTGCACTGATTCCAACCCGAGTCGTGAGAAATGTGGAGTGCCCTTTTCCTGCTGCACCAAAGATCCAGCG GAGGACGTCATCAACACTCAGTGTGGCTACGACATCCGAGCCAAAACG GACTCTGAGCAGCGGACATTCATCTATATCAAAGGATGCGTTCCTCAGTTTGAGAAGTGGCTTCAAGACAACCTGACGGTGGTGGCAGGCATCTTTATTGGGATTGCATTACTACAG ATTTTTGGCATCTGTTTAGCGCAGAATCTCGTGAGCGACATTGAAGCTGTGAGAGAGAGTTG CTTGTTTACCTAA